In the Helicoverpa zea isolate HzStark_Cry1AcR chromosome 27, ilHelZeax1.1, whole genome shotgun sequence genome, one interval contains:
- the LOC124643388 gene encoding putative protein DDB_G0292252: MDFLRKLFPSSKKNMVSHTDSILTSKDTSLNINNNSQDHNIDTILRTNNVKGTKKDASFEITEKPNNSNNSLHSVEDVPLEISPNNIKTDQILPEFKVPNDIKPAITTFNEDIEKNCDERPINANTNVLEPVIIADGLVCNKEATAFNDKELTTNEACSLNIADETLQSLKEFEETLNNYESSNNFRTEYINLDDFYEIFNALDTVNDDNSTKVLIDSKNNNDDDVKIIEDVNVFEDIDVISINSSTKDCQSQTEDVKETIYISLSSDADEVDTQSSECDGYNSSDFEFISEAEAKLDGLIINFKGVNRQNSSHYISEFENVEGFNIDEVFDPCEGPSGQNRPRNQFEDRSYRNNHQIPLGDDYLALFQGIYNPVLPMSEIFFLENKSVRTSAMNSQYDGIGFVKQLALRRQQPDSSEDEFADEAKECAKQILKTYPRDNRKRRRRH; the protein is encoded by the exons ATGGACTTTTTACGAAAATTATTTCCTTCATCAAAGAAAAATATGGTTTCACACACTGATAGCATACTAACAAGCAAAGATACAtctcttaatataaataataattcacaAGACCATAATATTGACACCATTTTGCGCACAAATAATGTTAAAGGTACAAAAAAAGATGCTTCTTTCGAAATTACTGAAAAACCTAATAATTCTAATAATTCCTTACATTCTGTAGAAGATGTTCCATTAGAAATAAGTCCTAATAATATCAAAACTGATCAGATATTACCAGAAtttaaagtacctaatgatATTAAACCTGCAATTACAACATTTAATGAAGATATCGAGAAAAATTGCGATGAAAGACCAATCAACGCTAATACTAATGTTCTTGAACCAGTTATTATTGCGGATGGATTGGTATGTAATAAAGAAGCCACAGCATTTAATGATAAGGAACTTACAACAAATGAAGCTTGTTCTCTCAATATAGCAGACGAAACTTTACAATCTCTTAAAGAATTTGAAGAAACTCTAAATAACTATGAAAGCTCAAATAACTTCAGAACCGAATACATCAACCTTGATGATttttacgaaattttcaatGCATTGGACACTGTAAATGATGATAATTCGACAAAAGTTCTGATTGatagtaaaaacaataatgacGATGACGTAAAGATAATAGAAGACGTTAACGTTTTTGAAGATATCGATGTCATTTCAATAAATTCTTCTACAAAAGATTGTCAAAGCCAAACAGAAGATGTTAAAGAAACCATATACATAAGTTTAAGTTCCGATGCAGACGAAGTGGATACACAAAGTTCTGAATGCGACGGTTACAATTCGTCTGATTTTGAATTCATATCTGAGGCAGAAGCTAAACTAGATgggttaataattaattttaaaggagTAAACCGTCAAAATTCCTCTCACTACATTTCAgaatttgaaaatgttgaaGGTTTTAATATAGATGAAGTTTTTGACCCATGCGAGGGTCCTTCTGGTCAGAATAGACCGAGAAACCAATTTGAGGATAGGAGTTATAGGAATAATCATCAGATTCCTTTAGGAGACGATTATTTAGCGTTGTTTCAAGGGATCTATAACCCTGTGCTGCCGATgtcagagatattttttttagagaaCAAGTCGGTTAGAACATCGGCTATGAATAGTCAGTATGATGGTATTGGGTTTGTGAAGCAGTTGGCTCTGAGGAGACAGCAGCCTGATAGTTCGGAAGATGAGT TCGCAGACGAAGCAAAGGAATGTGCAaaacagattttaaaaacttaccCCCGAGATAATAGGAAGAGAAGACGCAGGCActag